A window of the Sporohalobacter salinus genome harbors these coding sequences:
- a CDS encoding polysaccharide deacetylase family protein, whose translation MLDFKKKYLLLLIVVLIVMIIFTGCNGHKNSHENQLEKENNIDEKTKQTKISERLKDRKEKIIDKYKNQIPKEWGENVSGVITRIDTNKKVVALTLDACGSSRDGYDSKLIDFLKQKKIPATLFINFRWIINNKEIFMELSRNSLFTIANHGTHHLPLSVSGKSAYDIKGTTSVEEVVNEVAKNELKIQNLTEKKPEYFRSGTAYYDEIAVEIVNDLGEKVIGYDTLGDAGATFIKKQVKNAFLSVSSGSIILAHMNHPESDTAEGVIEAVPELRSRGFQFVKLKDYDNQLISKVKEGR comes from the coding sequence ATGCTTGATTTTAAAAAGAAATACTTGTTATTGTTAATAGTAGTTTTGATTGTGATGATTATTTTTACTGGATGTAATGGACATAAAAATAGTCATGAAAATCAACTAGAAAAAGAAAACAATATAGATGAAAAGACAAAGCAAACTAAAATTTCGGAGAGATTAAAAGATAGGAAAGAAAAGATTATTGATAAGTATAAAAATCAGATTCCCAAAGAATGGGGAGAAAATGTTTCAGGAGTAATTACCAGAATAGATACCAATAAAAAAGTAGTTGCCCTTACTTTAGATGCCTGCGGCAGCTCTAGAGATGGCTATGACAGCAAGTTGATAGATTTTTTGAAACAAAAAAAGATTCCGGCTACTTTATTTATTAATTTTAGATGGATAATTAACAATAAAGAGATTTTTATGGAACTATCGCGTAACTCTTTGTTTACTATTGCAAACCACGGAACTCATCATTTACCTTTATCGGTAAGTGGAAAATCTGCTTATGATATAAAAGGAACTACTAGTGTTGAAGAAGTAGTGAATGAAGTAGCAAAGAATGAATTAAAGATTCAAAATCTTACAGAAAAGAAACCAGAGTATTTTCGTTCTGGAACAGCTTATTATGATGAAATTGCAGTTGAAATTGTCAATGATCTAGGAGAGAAAGTTATTGGTTATGATACACTTGGTGATGCTGGAGCTACTTTTATAAAAAAACAAGTGAAGAATGCTTTTTTAAGTGTAAGTTCTGGTTCTATTATACTAGCTCATATGAATCATCCGGAATCTGATACTGCGGAAGGAGTTATAGAAGCAGTCCCTGAACTTAGAAGCAGAGGTTTTCAGTTTGTAAAGCTGAAAGACTATGATAATCAATTAATTTCCAAAGTAAAAGAAGGAAGATAA